The following proteins are co-located in the Dyadobacter chenwenxiniae genome:
- a CDS encoding glycosyltransferase family 2 protein, translated as MKLSVVIPVYNSERTIAPLVETLQSALSEISFEIVMVNDGSKDGSEKVCRQLAIIYPNVRFISLRRNYGEFNAVMCGLNWAYGDYCVMIDDDFQNPPEEILKLIEVAERDDNDVVYTYYAKKQHSTGRNLGSKLVNWLTSYLLNKPKDLYLSSFKLIRQEVVQEIIKYKGPYPYIDGLIFRITRNIGTVQVTHLKREEGVSNYTWQKLISLFLNILFCYSSLPIRLFMPIGLGLSLFGFLLLFYLSIQWVIGPDPKGWQVVTATLLSIGGIQCTLLSVLGEYIGKSFMAQSGQPQYIIKYNSAEAV; from the coding sequence ATGAAATTATCCGTCGTCATTCCGGTTTATAACAGTGAAAGAACGATCGCCCCATTGGTGGAAACATTGCAATCTGCGTTATCAGAGATTAGTTTTGAGATTGTAATGGTCAACGATGGGAGCAAAGATGGCTCGGAAAAGGTTTGCAGGCAGCTCGCCATAATTTATCCCAATGTTCGTTTTATCTCATTGCGCCGCAATTATGGCGAATTCAATGCGGTCATGTGCGGCCTGAACTGGGCATATGGCGATTATTGCGTGATGATCGATGATGATTTCCAAAATCCACCCGAAGAAATTCTGAAATTGATCGAAGTAGCAGAGCGCGACGATAATGATGTGGTTTATACTTATTATGCTAAAAAACAACATTCAACAGGGCGCAACCTGGGCAGCAAGCTTGTGAACTGGCTTACAAGTTATTTGCTTAACAAGCCGAAGGACCTTTATTTGTCCAGTTTCAAGCTGATCAGACAAGAGGTCGTTCAGGAAATTATCAAGTACAAAGGCCCCTATCCATATATTGACGGGTTGATTTTCAGGATCACGCGTAACATCGGAACAGTTCAGGTCACGCATTTGAAGCGCGAAGAAGGCGTATCGAATTACACATGGCAGAAGCTCATTTCTTTGTTTCTCAACATTTTATTTTGCTATTCATCGCTTCCGATCCGATTGTTTATGCCCATTGGGTTAGGATTGTCTTTATTCGGTTTTTTGCTGCTTTTTTATCTCAGCATTCAGTGGGTCATAGGACCGGACCCGAAAGGCTGGCAGGTGGTTACGGCCACATTGCTTTCAATAGGCGGCATCCAATGCACATTACTGAGCGTTCTTGGTGAATACATTGGGAAAAGTTTTATGGCACAAAGTGGTCAACCTCAATACATTATTAAATATAACAGCGCCGAGGCCGTATGA
- a CDS encoding class I SAM-dependent methyltransferase — MIDNRLEYQRMYALERALWWYQVLHGKVFTQIKKHFGAENRNVRILDAACGTGGLLSFLRDAGYTDLTGFDYSQHAIDFSRERNLNVSFGDLKNVGSFQYAEKFDVICCNDALYFLSDEEIVQALTAFKKKLNSNGLIIINIHAFEAFSGTHDIAVGSLRRFEFDQFKRFSKAAGLTIQHNTYWPFALSLPILAVRQWQNFQIRKGKVDARHLDSDVKFPGSLINSILKGITKTEQLLVPKAPFGSSLFMTMTSEN, encoded by the coding sequence ATGATCGACAACAGACTGGAATACCAGCGCATGTATGCGTTAGAGCGTGCGCTCTGGTGGTATCAGGTGCTGCACGGAAAGGTATTTACCCAAATTAAAAAGCACTTCGGAGCTGAGAACCGAAACGTTAGGATTCTCGACGCTGCCTGTGGAACGGGCGGATTACTGTCGTTTTTGAGAGATGCCGGATATACCGATCTCACCGGATTTGACTACTCACAACACGCCATAGATTTTTCCCGCGAGCGGAATTTGAATGTTAGTTTTGGTGATCTTAAAAATGTCGGGTCCTTTCAATATGCAGAGAAATTTGATGTCATATGCTGCAACGACGCGCTTTATTTTCTTTCCGATGAAGAAATTGTTCAGGCGCTGACCGCCTTCAAGAAGAAGTTGAACAGCAACGGACTGATTATTATCAATATTCACGCATTTGAAGCGTTTTCCGGCACGCATGACATCGCTGTTGGCAGTTTAAGAAGGTTTGAGTTCGATCAATTTAAGCGTTTTTCAAAAGCTGCCGGCTTGACTATTCAGCACAACACTTACTGGCCATTCGCATTGTCATTGCCCATTTTAGCGGTTCGGCAGTGGCAGAATTTTCAAATTCGGAAGGGTAAAGTTGATGCCCGGCACCTGGATTCCGATGTGAAATTTCCAGGCTCGCTGATTAATTCAATATTAAAGGGAATCACCAAAACGGAACAATTGCTGGTCCCTAAAGCTCCGTTCGGCAGCTCCTTATTTATGACCATGACCTCGGAAAATTAA
- a CDS encoding PIG-L family deacetylase → MKNIYLFAFFIIAFTAQAQSPRVLIVTAHPDDETTFPVTIFKITHELKGSADLALITDASGGYNGLVASSYYGMNLVDSVIGRKHLPLIRKKEILAAGEVLGIGNFFFLDQLDDYYNRNEKPYLEGKNWNIKYVESRLDEILAKGNYDFIFCLVPGEGQHAHHKTASISAIRAVQRYKGDKKPIVLGGQTQNKGTISKFTRLDGYPETAISLTAPIFEFDRTYGFGEDKKHSYMIVADWVKAAHKSQSGDMNQAMHRGDLETFLYFEINGASRVDEVRALFEKISNAGFSKK, encoded by the coding sequence ATGAAGAACATTTATCTTTTCGCTTTTTTCATCATCGCATTTACCGCACAAGCACAAAGTCCTCGCGTATTGATCGTTACAGCACACCCGGACGATGAAACTACTTTTCCGGTCACTATATTTAAAATTACGCACGAGCTCAAAGGATCGGCTGACCTGGCGCTCATTACCGATGCGTCCGGTGGCTATAACGGGCTCGTGGCGTCGTCTTATTATGGAATGAACCTTGTGGATTCGGTCATCGGCAGAAAGCACTTGCCGCTGATCCGTAAAAAGGAAATCCTGGCTGCGGGTGAAGTGCTGGGCATTGGCAATTTTTTCTTCCTGGACCAGCTTGACGATTATTATAACCGCAACGAAAAACCTTATCTGGAAGGTAAGAACTGGAACATTAAATATGTAGAAAGCCGCCTGGACGAGATTTTGGCAAAAGGAAATTACGACTTTATTTTTTGCCTCGTTCCGGGCGAAGGCCAGCACGCACATCACAAAACAGCTTCTATCAGCGCCATAAGGGCCGTTCAGCGATACAAAGGGGATAAAAAGCCAATCGTTTTGGGTGGCCAAACGCAGAATAAAGGTACCATTTCAAAATTCACACGACTGGATGGCTACCCGGAAACGGCAATCAGCTTAACGGCCCCTATTTTTGAATTTGACAGGACTTACGGCTTTGGCGAGGACAAAAAGCACAGCTACATGATCGTTGCGGATTGGGTAAAGGCAGCGCACAAATCGCAGAGCGGCGATATGAACCAGGCCATGCACCGTGGCGATCTGGAAACTTTTTTGTACTTCGAGATCAATGGCGCTTCACGCGTTGACGAAGTGAGAGCGCTATTTGAAAAGATCAGTAACGCAGGCTTTTCAAAAAAATAG
- a CDS encoding SDR family NAD(P)-dependent oxidoreductase, whose protein sequence is MDLQLKGKTAFISGSTQGIGFAIAQNLLKEGAYVVINGRTQLKVEEAVQRLQNENPSGIVSGIAADFSKVEEVNALLERLPEIDILVNNAGIFEPQAFADITDESWFRFFEVNVLSGVRLARHYFPKMVARDWGRIIFISSESAVNIPEEMIHYGMTKTAQLAVSRGLSELTKGTNVTVNSVLPGPTKSEGVTEFVKQLGAANNVSSEQAEKDFFKDARPTSLLQRFISVEEIANLVTYVASPLSSGTNGAALKADGGVAKFII, encoded by the coding sequence ATGGATTTACAACTGAAAGGGAAAACAGCATTTATCAGCGGTTCTACCCAGGGAATAGGTTTTGCAATAGCTCAGAATTTGTTAAAAGAAGGAGCATATGTCGTGATCAACGGCAGAACGCAATTGAAAGTGGAAGAAGCTGTACAGCGATTGCAGAATGAGAACCCGTCTGGCATTGTTTCCGGCATAGCGGCCGATTTTTCAAAAGTGGAAGAAGTAAATGCATTGCTGGAACGCCTTCCTGAAATTGATATACTGGTTAATAATGCAGGAATATTTGAACCTCAGGCATTTGCTGACATTACAGACGAAAGCTGGTTCAGATTCTTCGAGGTGAACGTGCTGAGCGGCGTGCGGTTAGCAAGACATTATTTTCCGAAGATGGTTGCCAGGGATTGGGGCCGCATTATCTTTATTTCGAGTGAATCGGCGGTCAATATTCCGGAAGAAATGATCCATTACGGGATGACGAAAACGGCGCAGCTGGCTGTGAGCAGGGGATTGTCGGAATTGACAAAAGGCACAAATGTTACCGTAAATTCGGTTTTACCAGGACCTACAAAGTCCGAAGGGGTGACGGAATTCGTGAAACAACTGGGTGCTGCCAATAACGTTTCATCGGAGCAGGCAGAAAAGGATTTCTTTAAAGATGCACGGCCAACTTCGTTGCTGCAACGGTTTATATCAGTGGAGGAAATTGCGAACCTGGTCACTTATGTGGCAAGTCCGCTGTCGTCAGGCACAAATGGTGCAGCATTGAAAGCGGATGGCGGCGTTGCTAAATTTATCATTTAA
- a CDS encoding TetR/AcrR family transcriptional regulator yields the protein MARNKAFEPGEKLEKAKNVFWQKGYQGTSMQDLVDTMGLNRGSIYDTYGDKHSLFLMCLKSYSDGMLNDYVQATDLAKSPVKAIEKIVRRAAARTIEEGKTCLGIKSAFELASEDEEVHSILKENTDSIVTVLKDLIKKAQKVDEISTKRDPVMLANFIVSNFTGFWQLFLVYGDSEMVKQQADFLIRSIKK from the coding sequence ATGGCACGTAACAAAGCATTCGAACCCGGAGAGAAATTGGAAAAGGCGAAGAACGTCTTTTGGCAAAAGGGATATCAAGGCACATCTATGCAGGACCTGGTTGACACAATGGGCCTGAACCGGGGAAGCATTTACGACACCTACGGAGATAAGCATAGTCTTTTTCTAATGTGCCTGAAAAGTTATTCGGATGGAATGCTCAATGATTACGTGCAGGCAACTGACCTGGCAAAGTCGCCGGTTAAAGCCATAGAAAAAATAGTAAGAAGAGCTGCTGCAAGGACAATCGAGGAAGGGAAGACCTGCTTAGGCATCAAATCGGCCTTTGAACTTGCCTCAGAAGACGAGGAAGTGCATTCGATTTTGAAAGAGAATACGGATAGCATTGTTACCGTGCTCAAAGACCTGATCAAAAAGGCTCAAAAGGTAGACGAGATCAGCACAAAAAGAGATCCGGTCATGCTGGCCAACTTTATCGTTTCCAATTTTACCGGGTTTTGGCAGCTCTTCCTTGTGTACGGAGATTCGGAAATGGTGAAGCAGCAGGCTGACTTTCTGATCAGATCCATAAAAAAGTAA
- a CDS encoding quinone oxidoreductase family protein, with amino-acid sequence MSNKNKEVSYPSGSVSISRQGDPSVLTYSQEVLGEPGPGEVKIRQAAIGLNFVDTYFRSGMFPVKAFPYVPGIEAAGVIEETGPWVTDFKVGDRVAYHFIPGAYAEVRIVGTHQLVHVPDNVSLEEAAAVMVKGFTARMLVKETYKVKPGDVVLVHAAAGGVGSLVSKWAKALGATVIGTVGHANKKKIALENGADHVFLTHCEGFAKSVLEITGGRGVDAVFDGVGKDTFSESTGVIKRGGKIVLYGSSSGQPEHIDHAALRARSINMLTPVLNAYISDYDSLHLFARDTFSALQSGIFGKLNITAYPLSEAAQAHKDIESRETTGSVIMIP; translated from the coding sequence ATGTCAAATAAAAATAAAGAAGTATCCTATCCATCAGGCTCTGTAAGCATAAGCAGGCAGGGAGATCCTTCTGTACTCACATATAGTCAGGAAGTTTTGGGTGAGCCGGGACCGGGCGAAGTGAAAATACGGCAGGCCGCTATCGGATTGAATTTTGTAGATACGTATTTCAGAAGCGGAATGTTTCCGGTAAAAGCGTTTCCATATGTGCCCGGCATTGAAGCTGCGGGGGTCATTGAAGAGACCGGGCCTTGGGTGACTGATTTTAAAGTCGGAGATCGTGTCGCATATCATTTCATCCCGGGCGCTTATGCAGAAGTCCGTATCGTGGGAACGCATCAGCTTGTGCATGTTCCTGACAATGTAAGTCTGGAAGAGGCCGCTGCTGTTATGGTAAAAGGTTTTACTGCCAGAATGCTCGTTAAGGAAACATATAAGGTCAAACCGGGAGACGTGGTGCTTGTGCATGCTGCTGCCGGCGGCGTGGGATCACTTGTTTCCAAATGGGCAAAGGCGCTGGGTGCAACGGTCATTGGCACTGTGGGGCACGCTAACAAGAAGAAAATTGCCCTCGAAAATGGCGCGGATCACGTGTTTCTTACACATTGCGAGGGATTTGCAAAGTCTGTTCTGGAAATTACCGGGGGCCGCGGTGTGGATGCGGTGTTTGACGGCGTTGGAAAGGATACTTTTTCGGAATCCACAGGCGTCATCAAAAGAGGCGGTAAGATTGTGTTGTACGGCTCATCTTCTGGCCAGCCAGAGCACATTGACCATGCGGCGCTGCGCGCCAGGTCGATCAATATGCTGACGCCGGTTTTGAATGCCTATATTTCTGACTACGATAGTTTGCATTTGTTTGCCAGGGATACTTTTTCTGCACTGCAATCAGGCATATTTGGCAAACTTAATATCACGGCATATCCGCTTTCAGAGGCAGCTCAGGCGCATAAAGACATTGAATCCCGGGAAACAACGGGATCTGTAATCATGATTCCCTGA
- a CDS encoding sodium:solute symporter family protein — protein MLAFSILAYLLANLGIGLWASRRISTTQDFVLAGRRLPLVLAASATFATWFGSETIMGAPTEFIEHGILGVIEDPFGASLCLLLVGLFFARRFYKMNIITFCDFFRIRYGRYAELLSAVLIIPSYFSWIAAQLLAMGIVLKVVLGWSLTTCIIGSSIIVIFYTIWGGMWSISITDFVQTIMIIVGLIVVAAVLYDKVGGLGPLIEAAPEGFFRFYPEFTFKASIEYFAAWITIGLGSIPQQDVFQRVMSAKSADVSVKATLLSSLMYLTVALLPLFIGLCGHHLYPETANDGQLIIPNMVLKHMSLPLQIVFFGALVSAILSTTSSAIMAPAAVLGENIFKFFNPALTDQQLLRIIRWGIVVITAICIFMAVRSDSIFDLVAESSAFSLVSLFVPLAAGLYWKATNELGCIISMVAGLFAWLFCAYIETEYPPLIFGLLASLGGMVTGIIWNQFFGPKAA, from the coding sequence ATGCTTGCTTTTTCTATTCTTGCATATTTGCTGGCAAACCTGGGCATTGGACTTTGGGCTTCGCGCAGAATTTCGACCACGCAGGATTTTGTTCTGGCAGGCAGGCGGTTACCGCTTGTTTTAGCCGCATCCGCAACATTCGCAACCTGGTTTGGCTCAGAAACCATCATGGGCGCACCCACAGAATTCATTGAGCACGGCATTCTGGGTGTTATAGAAGATCCTTTTGGTGCTTCATTGTGCCTTTTGCTGGTCGGGCTGTTTTTTGCACGGCGGTTTTATAAGATGAACATTATCACATTCTGTGACTTTTTCAGGATCCGATATGGCCGTTATGCCGAGTTGCTCTCTGCCGTTTTAATCATCCCATCCTATTTCAGCTGGATAGCTGCACAATTATTAGCGATGGGCATTGTATTGAAAGTCGTCCTGGGATGGTCGTTAACAACCTGTATTATAGGCAGTTCCATTATTGTGATATTTTATACCATCTGGGGCGGCATGTGGTCTATTTCCATCACAGATTTCGTACAGACGATCATGATCATTGTAGGGCTGATCGTGGTTGCAGCTGTGCTTTATGACAAAGTGGGCGGATTAGGGCCGCTGATCGAGGCTGCACCGGAAGGATTTTTCCGGTTTTACCCTGAATTTACTTTCAAAGCATCCATCGAATATTTTGCTGCCTGGATCACAATCGGGCTGGGGTCTATACCGCAACAGGATGTATTTCAGCGGGTTATGTCTGCAAAATCTGCCGATGTCTCGGTGAAAGCAACATTGCTGTCTTCGCTGATGTATCTTACCGTGGCGCTGCTGCCTCTTTTCATTGGCTTATGTGGGCACCATCTTTATCCGGAAACCGCCAACGACGGACAACTGATCATTCCCAATATGGTTTTGAAGCATATGAGCCTGCCATTGCAAATCGTATTTTTTGGTGCGCTGGTTTCCGCGATTCTCAGCACAACGAGCAGCGCAATCATGGCGCCTGCGGCCGTTTTGGGAGAAAATATTTTCAAATTCTTCAACCCGGCACTGACTGATCAGCAGCTGCTTCGCATCATCCGCTGGGGCATTGTGGTGATCACCGCCATTTGCATTTTCATGGCTGTGAGAAGTGACAGCATTTTCGATCTCGTTGCAGAATCCTCCGCTTTCAGTCTTGTTTCCCTGTTTGTACCGCTCGCCGCAGGGCTATACTGGAAAGCAACCAATGAGCTGGGATGCATAATATCAATGGTCGCAGGACTGTTCGCATGGCTCTTCTGCGCTTATATCGAAACGGAATATCCCCCGCTGATTTTTGGTTTGCTGGCAAGTCTGGGTGGAATGGTCACGGGCATTATCTGGAATCAGTTTTTTGGCCCAAAAGCTGCCTGA
- a CDS encoding MBOAT family O-acyltransferase → MIKFTDFTYFLILFIIVAAYYNTPQTRKWILLLVLSVLFNVSWSGYYVLVWLGLTALCFFGGKYLGNPEHSKRKRKTLLALLVVISLLPLLLFKYLIPINNSFSLVVLNWLAPIGISYYTFLIIGYLTDVHRKYIKPEPHYGYLALYLGFFPTMLAGPLERARHLIPQLKKPVSYDPENIKAGIFFIVWGLFKKMVLAARFADHVNPVFDQPEKYTAFSVTLAVLLFSIQLYCDFSGYCDIAMGSARLLGIRLNKNFANRYYFTPSRTESWNSWNITVTSWFRDYVFFNISKGITNKTRLEFNRLLTFVITGLWHGPSWSFVIWGFLQWAYINFEIRTKRFWEQFYGSLGLRIGSNPHTVLRITVRLLTGTLIMGWFRAAELESGLRLYSAMFGLHSGTHSILTSGFGLTLVLFLILDLINYQMGEKEDIASFLLKKSPMQRNLSFLVLAQLVLIFGQITVADFYYIQF, encoded by the coding sequence ATGATCAAATTCACTGATTTTACGTATTTTCTGATCCTTTTCATCATCGTTGCTGCTTATTACAACACGCCGCAAACCAGGAAATGGATTTTGCTGCTCGTCCTCAGCGTGCTTTTCAATGTGAGTTGGAGCGGCTACTATGTGCTGGTCTGGCTTGGGCTTACGGCCCTTTGTTTTTTTGGTGGTAAATATTTGGGAAATCCGGAACATTCAAAAAGAAAGCGCAAAACATTGCTGGCGCTTTTGGTGGTCATTAGCTTATTGCCATTGTTGCTTTTCAAATATCTCATCCCCATCAACAATTCATTTTCCCTGGTCGTTTTGAATTGGCTGGCTCCCATTGGAATCTCTTATTACACGTTCCTGATCATTGGTTACCTCACGGACGTCCATCGGAAATACATCAAACCGGAGCCGCATTACGGCTATCTCGCCTTGTATCTGGGATTTTTCCCAACCATGCTCGCAGGTCCGCTGGAACGCGCGCGGCATCTGATCCCGCAATTAAAAAAACCGGTTAGCTACGATCCCGAGAACATTAAGGCAGGCATTTTTTTCATTGTTTGGGGTTTGTTTAAAAAAATGGTTTTAGCGGCAAGGTTCGCAGACCACGTCAATCCAGTTTTCGACCAACCCGAAAAATACACGGCATTTTCCGTAACATTGGCCGTCTTGCTTTTTTCTATTCAGCTTTATTGCGACTTCTCCGGCTACTGCGACATTGCTATGGGATCAGCAAGGTTACTCGGCATCAGGCTCAATAAAAACTTTGCAAACCGTTATTATTTCACGCCTTCCCGGACCGAATCCTGGAATTCCTGGAACATTACCGTCACTTCCTGGTTCCGGGATTATGTGTTTTTCAACATCAGCAAAGGCATTACCAATAAAACCCGGTTAGAATTTAACCGTTTGCTGACATTCGTGATCACCGGCTTATGGCATGGGCCGAGCTGGTCGTTTGTGATCTGGGGATTTTTGCAATGGGCTTATATTAATTTTGAGATAAGGACAAAACGATTCTGGGAGCAGTTTTACGGGAGCTTAGGGCTTAGGATCGGATCCAATCCGCACACTGTTTTACGCATTACCGTGCGCCTCCTCACCGGAACCCTCATTATGGGCTGGTTCCGGGCGGCGGAGCTCGAAAGCGGTTTGAGATTATACAGCGCAATGTTTGGTTTACATTCCGGCACACACTCGATTTTAACATCCGGGTTCGGGTTAACGCTTGTCCTGTTTTTGATATTGGATCTTATAAATTATCAAATGGGTGAGAAAGAGGACATTGCTTCCTTTTTATTAAAAAAAAGTCCGATGCAGCGCAACTTGTCATTCCTGGTCCTGGCCCAGCTAGTGCTTATTTTCGGGCAGATCACCGTTGCTGATTTTTATTACATTCAATTTTAA